The DNA region AAAATTTGGTGGAAAATTTATCCAAATGGAAGATGAGATAGCTGGTATCTGTGTAGCACTTGGTGCTTCAATGAGTGGAACCAAGTCAATGACTGCTTCATCAGGCCCAGGAATTTCCCTCAAATCAGAGCAAATTGGTTACAGTTTTATCACGGAAGTTCCTTTGGTAATCGTTAATGTTATGCGTGGTGGTCCTTCAACGGGTCTTCCAACGCGTGTTTCTCAAGCGGATATTGGTCAAGCAAAATACCCAACACATGGTGATTTTGCTTCTATTTCACTTTGCCCTGGTAGTTTAGAGGAAGCCTATACTGAAACGATTAGAGCATTTAACATTGCTGAAAAATACATGACACCTGTTTTTGTTCTTTTGGATGAAACGCTCGGACATATGCATGGAAAAGCAATTCTTCCTGATCTTGCAGAAATTGAGAAAAGTGTGGTTAAACGTGCCGAATTTACAGGTGATCCAAAAGATTATAAACCTTATGCAGCTGCTCCAACAGAGCCTGCGGTTTTAAATCCTTTCTTTAAAGGGTACCATTACCATGTTACAGGTTTACATCATGGGGAAATGGGTTTTCCAACGGAAGATGGTACGATTTGTGAGTATAATATTGAGCGTTTAGTCAATAAAATCAAGACTAAAACAGATGATCTTGTTCATTATGAAGAGTTTATGCTTGAAGATGCGGATGTCTGTATTATTGCGTATGGTAGTATCTCTCGAGGGGCAAAAGAAGCGGTGATGAAACTTCGTCAAGATGGCATCAAAGCAGGTCTTTTTAGACCGATTACACTTTGGCCAAGCCCGGTTGCAAAACTACAAGAAATTGGTAAAAAATTCAAAAAAATTATGGTAACCGAACTCAACATGGGACAATATTTAGAAGAGATTGAGCGTGTTATGAAACGAGATGATTTTGCGACATTGCATAAAGCAAACGGTCGTCCAATCGCTCCCCTTGAAATGGTTGCTAAAGTTAAGGAGATGATGTAATGGCATTTAATTACGATAAATATCTACGTGTAGATAAAATGCCAACCTTATGGTGTTGGGGTTGTGGTGATGGTGTTATTCTAAAATCTGTTATTCGTGCAATCGATACAATGGGTTGGGATATGAATGATGTCTGTATTGTTTCAGGTATTGGTTGTAGTGGACGTTTTAGTTCTTACATTGATTGTAATACCGTTCATACAACGCATGGTCGTGCCATTGCGTATGCAACGGGTATTAAACTTGCCAATCCTGAAAAACATGTCATTGTTGTTACGGGTGACGGCGATGGTCTCGCCATTGGTGGTAACCATACGATTCATGGCTGTCGAAGAAATATTGATCTTAACCATGTTTTAATTAACAACTTTATTTACGGTTTGACCAATTCTCAAACGAGTCCAACCACACCACAAGGTATGTGGACAGCCACAGCAAACTATGGTAATGTTGACCCAACGTTTGATGCAGCACGCCTTGCCGATGCAGCAGGCGCTACATTTGTTGCTCGTGAATCCGTTCTTGATCCACAAAAATTGGAAAAAGTTTTGGTCGCAGGTTTTTCTCATAAAGGTTACTCTTTCTTTGATATATTCTCTAACTGTCACATCAACCTTGGACGTAAAAACAAAATGGGTGAAGCAGTCCAAAATCTTAAATGGATTGAAGGTCGCATTGTGGGTAAGAAAAAGTTTGACCTTTTAAGCGATGAAGAGCGTGTGGATAAATTCCCAACAGGTATCCTCAAACAAGAAGAGGGCAAACTCGAATACTGTGCTGCATATGACAAAGTCATTTATGCAGCACAAAATAAAACCACAGTACAGCTATAAGGAGCCCCTGATGAGAAGACAATTACGTTTCGTTGGCGTTGGTGGTCAGGGTGTTATCTTGGCGGGTGAGATTTTAGCAGTTGCAAAGATTAAAGAGGGCGGTTATGGTGTCAAAGCATCAACGTATACCTCTCAAGTGCGTGGCGGACCAACAAAAGTTGATATCTTGCTTGACGAGAGTGAAATCCTTTTTCCGTATGCCAATGAGGGTGAGATTGAGTTTATGATCGCTACAGCGCAAGTCAGCTTCAATCACTTTAAAAGTGGTGTAAAACCAGGTGCTATTATCGTTGTAGAACCAAACTTGGTGACTGTCAATGAGGAAGATCGTAAAAAATGGAAGATCGTTGAAATTCCTATTATTACGATTGCAAAAGAAGAGGTTGGCAATGTTATCACCCAATCGGTTGTGGCACTTTCCATTACCGTTGAAATGACAAAAGTGTTAGCCCATGATTTAGTCCGTGATGTAATGCTTTCTAAAGTACCAGAAAAAGTTCATGCTGATAATATTAAAGCGTATGAACTTGGTATTAAATACGCCAAAGAAGCGCTTGCGACACTTTAAAACTTTAAGCTCTTCGGGATAAAACCGAAGGGCTAATTTTATTTATTATTTATTGGGTAAAAATTGTAAAATTGTTTGTATTATAGTTATTATTGCAGTAATAACTGTAAATATTGCACCAACTTCATTAATTCCTAGCTTCTTTTGCTCCTTGTTATATGTATTTATTTTGATATATGGAAATATCTTTTGCTTTAATATTAATGTAAATATGATTATAAAAGCTAAAAAAGTTAATACTGACAAAAACATCGAATTGTATTGTTGTTTTGTATAAAAATTGATTGTATATATAATAGATACAGCTAGATTTATACCAAATATTATTGCAATAGATAAATGTTGCATAAACGAATACCATGGTTTTTTATTTTTAAAAAAATTAAAAATTTGATGTTTTTTACCATAAAACCATGTATCATCATGTGAACTGAGCTGACATTGCCCAAAATTATTATGTAATGTAATGCTAATACTACCTTCAATTTCATGATCGATGCGTCGATACATTCTTAATGATAAATAAGAAGAAAATTTTGCTAAATCGTTATGCAAAAACAATTCATTAAAACTACTAGCAGAAATAGT from Sulfurospirillum diekertiae includes:
- a CDS encoding 2-oxoacid:acceptor oxidoreductase family protein, which translates into the protein MRRQLRFVGVGGQGVILAGEILAVAKIKEGGYGVKASTYTSQVRGGPTKVDILLDESEILFPYANEGEIEFMIATAQVSFNHFKSGVKPGAIIVVEPNLVTVNEEDRKKWKIVEIPIITIAKEEVGNVITQSVVALSITVEMTKVLAHDLVRDVMLSKVPEKVHADNIKAYELGIKYAKEALATL
- a CDS encoding 2-oxoglutarate synthase subunit alpha, with translation MAREVISSGNALVAKAAVECGCKFFGGYPITPSSEIAEDLSKLLPKFGGKFIQMEDEIAGICVALGASMSGTKSMTASSGPGISLKSEQIGYSFITEVPLVIVNVMRGGPSTGLPTRVSQADIGQAKYPTHGDFASISLCPGSLEEAYTETIRAFNIAEKYMTPVFVLLDETLGHMHGKAILPDLAEIEKSVVKRAEFTGDPKDYKPYAAAPTEPAVLNPFFKGYHYHVTGLHHGEMGFPTEDGTICEYNIERLVNKIKTKTDDLVHYEEFMLEDADVCIIAYGSISRGAKEAVMKLRQDGIKAGLFRPITLWPSPVAKLQEIGKKFKKIMVTELNMGQYLEEIERVMKRDDFATLHKANGRPIAPLEMVAKVKEMM
- a CDS encoding 2-oxoglutarate ferredoxin oxidoreductase subunit beta, translating into MAFNYDKYLRVDKMPTLWCWGCGDGVILKSVIRAIDTMGWDMNDVCIVSGIGCSGRFSSYIDCNTVHTTHGRAIAYATGIKLANPEKHVIVVTGDGDGLAIGGNHTIHGCRRNIDLNHVLINNFIYGLTNSQTSPTTPQGMWTATANYGNVDPTFDAARLADAAGATFVARESVLDPQKLEKVLVAGFSHKGYSFFDIFSNCHINLGRKNKMGEAVQNLKWIEGRIVGKKKFDLLSDEERVDKFPTGILKQEEGKLEYCAAYDKVIYAAQNKTTVQL